One stretch of Hevea brasiliensis isolate MT/VB/25A 57/8 chromosome 12, ASM3005281v1, whole genome shotgun sequence DNA includes these proteins:
- the LOC131171328 gene encoding wall-associated receptor kinase 1-like, whose translation MGFQGMLMKFALIGLLVAAAATQEFTVAKPGCQDRCGNISIPYPFGLTDDCYLDPEFLITCNETFDPPRAFLTESRIIVTEITLEGKLHIITFVSRDCYNTNSGTAADDNTSWSMLRLSKFVVSDTDNMFVAIGCNTEATVLGSLAVNHSYVYKVVARLHLPKGVPYFNVTVSSYQSDTSIADISPCSYTFIKETKSFKFASTNFSDLRYVARLPLVLDWNIGVQFLPRKLLHLYASEQSSLLDANSFFCDVSVSFVGT comes from the exons ATGGGATTCCAAGGAATGCTAATGAAATTTGCGCTAATAGGGTTGTTAGTAGCTGCAGCAGCAACACAAGAATTTACAGTGGCCAAACCTGGCTGCCAAGATAGATGTGGGAATATCAGCATCCCATATCCATTTGGCTTGACAGATGACTGCTACTTGGATCCTGAATTCCTCATAACTTGTAATGAAACTTTTGATCCTCCACGAGCATTTTTAACAGAAAGTCGAATCATTGTAACAGAGATAACGCTAGAAGGAAAGCTGCACATCATTACATTTGTATCTCGAGATTGCTATAACACTAATTCAGGCACAGCTGCTGATGACAACACATCCTGGTCCATGCTCAGGCTAAGTAAATTCGTCGTCTCTGATACTGATAATATGTTCGTTGCTATAGGTTGTAACACTGAAGCAACCGTCCTTGGTTCCCTAGCCGTGAACCATTCTTATGTATACAAG GTTGTTGCCAGACTTCACTTGCCAAAAGGAGTACCTTACTTCAATGTAACAGTGAGCAGCTACCAGAGTGATACTTCCATCGCAGACATCAGTCCCTGCAGCTATACCTTCATTAAAGAGACAAAGTCCTTCAAATTTGCTTCGACTAATTTTTCTGATCTGAGGTACGTTGCAAGACTTCCTCTGGTGCTGGATTGGAATATTGGGGTTCAATTTCTACCCCGTAAATTGCTTCACCTGTACGCCTCAGAACAGAGCTCACTACTCGATGCTAATAGCTTCTTTTGCGATGTTTCTGTTTCTTTTGTTGGAACCTAA
- the LOC110649749 gene encoding gibberellin 20 oxidase 2-like has translation MDSTATTLLLSSPRESSIFDGSFLHKQGTLSMEFRWPKDELVSAHKELMEPVVDLAGFFTGDEVETWKAATMIKAACLNHGFFQVINHGVDLNLISTAQYHMGHFFKLPISQKLRARRMPGSLWGYSGAHADRYLSKLPWKETLSFGYHENSSYPVVLDFFKTTLGKDFEQTGMVFQTYCEAMKELSLSIMELLAMSLGLDQSHYKKFFQESCSIMRCNFYPTCQEPGLALGTGPHCDPTSLTILHQDHVGGLEVFANNMWHTVEPRHGALVINIGDTFMALSNGIYKSCLHRAVVNKYEARKSLAFFLCPREDKVVRPPKDLVSREGKRMYPDFTWSDLLHYTQKHYRADDATLQNFSKWLLSSNSGNV, from the exons ATGGATTCAACTGCCACCACACTTCTCTTGTCTTCGCCGAGAGAGAGTTCTATTTTTGACGGTTCTTTTCTGCACAAACAAGGCACTCTATCTATGGAATTTCGCTGGCCAAAAGATGAGTTAGTTAGTGCTCATAAGGAGCTTATGGAGCCAGTAGTTGATCTTGCGGGGTTCTTCACAGGTGATGAAGTGGAAACATGGAAAGCTGCCACCATGATCAAGGCTGCTTGCTTGAACCATGGTTTCTTTCAGGTGATCAATCATGGTGTTGATCTCAATCTCATCAGCACCGCACAATATCATATGGGCCATTTTTTTAAGCTTCCAATTAGCCAAAAACTAAGGGCTCGGAGGATGCCAGGCAGCTTGTGGGGCTATTCTGGTGCCCACGCTGATCGATATTTGTCCAAGTTGCCCTGGAAAGAGACATTATCTTTCGGCTACCATGAAAATAGTTCGTACCCCGTTGTGTTGGATTTCTTCAAAACGACTCTaggaaaagattttgaacagaCAGG AATGGTCTTTCAAACATATTGTGAAGCAATGAAGGAGTTGTCTCTTTCCATAATGGAACTGTTGGCAATGAGCTTGGGACTTGATCAATCCCACTATAAGAAATTCTTTCAAGAGAGCTGCTCTATAATGAGGTGTAATTTCTACCCAACATGTCAAGAGCCAGGTCTTGCACTTGGCACGGGACCCCATTGTGACCCAACATCCTTAACCATACTTCACCAAGATCATGTTGGAGGACTTGAAGTTTTTGCGAACAACATGTGGCACACTGTTGAACCTCGTCATGGTGCCTTAGTTATCAACATTGGTGACACGTTCATG GCATTGTCGAATGGTATATACAAGAGTTGCCTGCACAGGGCAGTGGTTAATAAGTATGAGGCTAGAAAATCGTTGGCATTCTTTCTTTGTCCAAGAGAAGACAAGGTGGTGAGACCTCCCAAGGATCTTGTGAGCAGAGAAGGAAAAAGGATGTATCCGGATTTCACATGGTCAGATTTGCTTCACTATACACAAAAGCACTATAGAGCCGACGATGCAACCCTCCAAAACTTCTCTAAATGGCTCCTCTCTTCCAACTCAGGAAACGTCTAG